The Mycobacterium riyadhense sequence GCCCGCTTCCGCGAGCTGCTCGACGGGCTCCCCGGCGTGGCCACCAACCTGCTCGCCGACCGCCTCCGCGGCCTCGAGACCGCCGGCGTGGTCGAGCGACGGCTGGCCGAGGAGGGCAATGCCATCGTGTACGCGCTCACCCCGTGGGGCGCTGAGCTGCGTGAGCCGATTGAGGGCCTCATCCGCTGGTCCGCGCCGCTGATGGAACGCGGCCCAGGCGGCGACGTCCTGCAGCCTCGCTGGCTGGCTGTGGCGCTCCCGGCGCTGCTCCGCGGAAGGAGGGCAGAACCTCCGGCTGAGCTCGGTATCGAGGTCGGCGGTGTTTGCATGACACTTCGGATCGGCAAGGACGGTCCCCACGTGAGCGTCCAACCCGCCCGGCGTCCCGACACGGTCCTGGTAGCAGAGCCCGAGGAGGTCCTCGGACTCGCGGCCGGTGCGATCACCATCGATGAAGCCCTGCGCCGATCAAGCGTCGACGGCGACCCGCGAGTCGTTACCGCGGTGCTGGGCGCGGCACAGACATGAGCCGGCTGCTCGATGAGGTCCTAACCGCCCATGGCGGCCTTGAACGCTGGCGCGCTGTGACCGCCCTCACCGCCCATGGCAGATTCCGTGGCCTGCTGCGCTCGCGCTTCCCGGGCAACCGAATGGCCAGCGTGAACGTGCGTGTCCAGCTGGCAGCACAACACACCGTCTTTTATGGCTTCCCACAGCAGGACCAGCAAGCGGTGTTCGATCGCGGCGACGTACGGATCGAGACCCGCGATGGCGAACTGATCAGCGCCCGGCGTAACGCCCGCGCCGCGTTCGCTGGCCTGGGCGCGCTCCGTCGCAACCTCCACTGGGACGCTCACGATGCCGCGTACTTCGCCGGATACGCATGGTGGAACTACCTCTCGCTGCCCCTGCTTCTGACGCGCGACCGAGTGTCCGTCACCGAAGGAGACCCCTGGCTGGAGGCAGGAGAGCGGTGGCGACGCCTCGAGGTCGGCTTCGCACCCGACATTCACACCCACTCCCAACGACAGACGTTCTACGTGGACGACGCCGGCCTCATCCGTCGGCACGACTACGTTGCCCAGCCAATCGGTCGTTGGGCGCACGCCGCCCACTACTGTGACGACCACCGACACTTCGCCGGACTCGTCTTCCCCACCCGCCGCCGGGTGCGCCCGCGAGGACCCGGCGGGCGAACTCTCCCGTATCCGATCCTCGTCGCACTCGACATCGACCAAGTCGAAATCGAGACATGACCGGCAAGCGCGCCGCTGCCCTCATCGGAGGTTCACTAACGAGAGGAGTTCCAATGTCTGTCTCCGGTCCCCCCGCCACTTCCACCTCGGCGATCGCAACGGCGATCACCGCGCTGCGCGCCGCCGGGGAACGCCGCGATCCCGGTGCCGTCGCCGAACTCTTGGCGCCCGACGTCGTCTTCCACTCCCCAATCACAGAGCGATTGCGGTTCGAGGGCAGGGAGGAGGTCGCCGCCCTGCACCGCGACATCTTCGCCGTTCTGGAGGACATCAACACCACCGAACCGCTCGCGCTCGGTGATACGCGATCGTTCTCGTTTCGTGCGCGCGTTCGCGGGGTGGAACTCGAAGCCATAAATCTGGTGCGGTTCAACTCGTACGGGCAAATTGTTGACTTCAAGGTCTTCGTCCGCCCACTCGCGGGCCTCGCGACGTTGTTCGCGGCGCTCCCGCCGAGGGTTGCTGCGCGGCGTCGTGGACGGTTGCATGGCGCGTTCGTGGCAGCCTTCGCCCGGCCTGTCGCCCTTGTTTTGCGCGCCGCCGATCGCCTGACGCCCAGATTGATCTAGCAGCCGGATTGGGTAAAGGTTCGGGCACGTTTCAGGTGTCACGCAGCACGGCACCGCGATATTTGTCGTCCAGTCATTGACGATGCAGGGCGTGACGCAATCTCGGGCGTTGGCGCGTGAAATCTCACGCCAGACGTTTCTGCGGGGTGCCGCCGGAGCGTTGGCCGCTGGCGCGGTTTTCGGCCCGGTCCGGGCTACCGCCGATCCGAATACCTCCGGCTTGGACAGTCTTTCCGCCACCCTCGGCGGACGCGTGCTACAACCGGACGACCCCCAATTCGCAACGGCCAAACAAGTTTTCAACACCAACTACAACGGATTAACACCGGCGGTGATTGTCACCCCCACATCGCCGGCGGACGTGCAAAAAGCGATGGCATTCGCTACCGCCCACAACCTCAAGGTCGCGCCGCGCAGTGGTGGCCACTCCTATACAGGGGCATCCACGGCGAACGGCGCAATGGTGCTCGACCTGCGCCTGCTGCCCGGCGAAATCAACTACAACGCAGGCACCGGGCAGATCACGGTGACTCCCGCGACCAGTTTGTACGCGATGCACGAGGCGCTGGCTGCGGCCGGCCGGGGCATCCCGACGGGTACCTGCCCGTCGGTCGGTGCCGCTGGGCACGCCCTGGGCGGTGGAATGGGCGCCAATTCCCGGCACGCGGGCCTGCTCTGTGACCAATTGACCTCGGCCTCGGTGGTGCTGCCCAGCGGTCAGGCGGTCACCGCATCTCCCGCCAGCAATCCCGACCTGTTCTGGGCCCTGCGCGGCGGCGGCGGCGGCAACTTCGGGGTCACAACCTCGCTGACGTTCGCCACCTTCCCCGCTAAGGACGTCGACGTCGTGAACCTCAATTTCCCGCCGCAGTCGTTCGCCCAGGTCCTCGTCGGTTGGCAAAATTGGCTGCGCACCGCCGATAGAAACAGCTGGGCACTGGCGGACGCCACCGTCGACGCGCTAGGTACGCACTGTCGAATTCTGGCGACCTGCCCGGCCGGTTCGGGGAGCAGCGCGGGGGCCGCCATCGTCTCAGCCGTGGGAGTGCAACCGACCGGTACCGAGAACCACACGTTCAACTACATGGACCTGGTGAGGTATCTGGCCGTCAATAACCTCAACCCGTCACCGCTGGGATATGTCGGCGGATCGGATGTCTTTCCCACCGTCAACTCGGCCGTCGCTGCGGGGATCGCCTCGGCTGTCGATGCCTTCCCCCGCGGGGCTGGCCGCATGTTGGCAATCATGCATGCGCTCGACGGCGCGCTCGCCAGTGTGGCGCCGGGAGCTACAGCCTTTCCGTGGCGTCGGCAGTCCGCGCTAGTGCAGTGGTACGTGGAGACATCCGGTGACCCATCGGCAGCGACCGGCTGGCTCAACACGGCACATCAAGCGGTGCAAGCGTATTCGGTTGGCGGCTATGTGAATTATCTCGAAGCGAATCAGCCGCCGTCGCGGTACTTTGGCCCGAATCTCTCCCGACTTAGCGCGGTGCGGCAGAAGTACGATCCCGGCCGGGTCATGTTCTCGGGGCTGAATTTCTAGCCGCCGTGCTCTTCGAAAACTAGTTGACTCCCCGCCGGCCAGGTGCGACGGTGATCGGTTGCCCTACCACCGACCACGACAAGACCATGCCCCTGACCGACAACGAACTGACCGATCTAACCGCCGGACCGACCGACGGCAATGCCGCACACCGCCGGCCCATCGCCGACATCGGTGCCTGGCTGGATGGCCTCGACTACGGTGTTCGTCCCGCGTTGCGCGCACTCGGCGAATTGCTGGTCGGGGTCGCCGAGCGCGAAAGTGCCGAAAGCGCAGAGCGATTCACCGCCCGCTGCTTGGGTGTGCCGGACGCAGGGCACCTGGTCGATGAGGAACGCGAACTCAATCCAGTATCCCGATTGACCGCTGCGCTAGCGCTGGCGGAGTGGATCGATGAACACGCGCACGTCTGCGAGATTGGCCCGGGCGAGTGCGCCAATCCGCCGAAGTGGACGCAGACCGAGATCGGCGGCCAACGGTACCGGCACCCATTGTGCTTGCGCGTGCATTTCCCCGCCGGGACCCTCCTGGATGACACGGGATGCGTCATCCACATTGAGGCGCGCGAGACCGTCATGCACGAGGCCCTAGTCAGTGCGTACGTGACACCGGACTACCAGGCCCATGCCCGCGCCGTGCTCGACCGGCTCGCCGAACGAGCCAACGAGCTGAACCCGTACCGAGGCCGGGCGGTGCGCGCCGTCAACAACCGCGGATTGAGCTTCACCGTCATCGAGCTGCCGTCGACCGCGACCCGTGACACCGTTATCGTCCCCAACGACGTGTGGACCGAAGTCGACCTCGGCGTCACCGGCGTGCGCGACCGCCACGAGCTGCTCAACGCCCACGGTCTCGGCGCGCGGCGCGGTGTCCTCCTGTGCGGCCCGCCCGGCACCGGCAAGTCGGCGGTGAGCGAGGTCGTGGCCCGGGAGGTCCTCGGGGAGTTCACCGTCATCTACGTCGAGGCCAGGGTGGGGGCCGAATTGCTGACCGTCGTGGTCGAGGAGGCCCAGCGCCTCGGCGGTCCCGTGCTGATCGTGCTGGAGGACGTCGATCTGTGGTGCCGGGACCGCGCTGCCGGCGATGCCGGGCTGTCGGAGCTGTTGCAGGCCATGGACGTCAAGGCCGATGCCCGCATCCTGACTTTGGCGTCCACCAACGACGCCGCGACGTTGGACAAAGCGGCGATCCGCACCGGTCGGTTCGATTCCGTCGTCGAGGTCGGCTACCCCAACCGCGCTGACGCGGCCCGCATCCTGGCGACGCTGATCCGCGACATCCCCGGCGGCCACGCGGTCGACACGGCGGCGGTGGTGGCCGCACTGCCCGAACAGACGAGCGGCAGCGACATCCGTGAAGTCGTGCGCCGCGCGGTGCTGGCGGGGGACGGCGGAACCGTCAGCACGGCAACGTTGCTGGCCGAGGTGAGCAGCGGCCGGTACCAGGCCACAGTTGCGGGAGGGATGTATCTCTGAAATCGACGGCCGTGCGTGACCGTCGGCGCGCGGCGTATGCAACGATCGACGACATGACTGACTCGCTTGTCGAGATGATGAATGCCGGCATGGCATCGACCATTCCGACCGCAGACCAGATGGGTGTGCGGGTGCTCGAGGCGGGACGAGGCTTTGCTGCGGCCAGCGTTCCGGCCGAGGGCAATGGCAACCACTTCGGTGTCATCTACGCCGGCGTTCAGTTCACCGTCGCCGAAATCCTCGGTGGCATCATCGCTTTGGCGACGTTCGACGCAAGCAGGTACTTCCCGTTGGTGAAGAAAGTCGATATCACGTTCGTCGGTATGGCTACCACCGCGCTACGGGCCGAGGCGAGGATGGACGACGAGACGATCGCCCGCGTTGAAGCCGAGGCCGCCGCGCAGGGTAAGTCCGACTACACGCTCGATGCGGTGGTCACCGATGCCACCGGGGCGGTCGTCGCCACCACCCAGGGGCTGTATCAACTACGCGCACACCGTAGTTGAGGCGTTAATGGCAGCGGTTCCAACGCCTAGAATTCGTCGGAGAAATCGGCGCTGAGCCAACGGTCGGGACGGATCGTGAACAGCACGCTTTCCTGGCCGGCGAGACTACGGACGAAGGCGCGTCCACCTTCCTCACCGAGGTATCGGATGGCAATGGCCTCCTGAGCATCTACCGGGGCGGGTGTGATGGTCTCGACGAGGGTGCCCTCCACGACGACATATTGGTATGGCGGCTCTTCGCGTTGCACCACCAACGTCACCGCACCGGCTCGCTCGATGAGCCTGGCCTTGCGTGTTGATGGGCCGGTGTTAATCCGGATGTGCCCACCGGGGGTGTAGTCGTACCAAATCGGGGCGCTGGCCGGTGGGCGGCCGTCGGCGGAATCGATCGATAGCACGGCGACGTGCTGTGCTGCTAGGAACTCTTGACGCTCGGCCTCGGTGAGAGCTTTCATGTGCGGCTCAACACGGCGAGCCTGCAGGGATATTCCCGAGCGCAAAGTTTTACGCGTCGATCAGTCGAAGATGTTGTCGCGCGGAGGTCGCGATGGAGCTGCCGGATCGACGAACCATTCATGGCTGAAGATCAAGCCGAGTACTCGGGGCGGCAGGCGAAGCAACACGCCGAACATCCGCGCATTGAGCCCGTCACCGATCTGCGATCGATGGGCCGCGAAAGCATCGCGCTTCTGCTGCGCGAACCGGCGCACGTCGATCCGATGGGTAATGGTGGCCCGCGGCGTGTATGCGATGCGCAGCACGTCGGGGTCGTAGGGCGCCGGCAGTCGCAGCAGGCGGGCAACATCCCCGATGCGGGTGAGCAGTTCCCGCGGCATGGTCGCTTCGAGTACGCGCGGAGTCGCGGCCAATTCAGCGGCCCGCTTGCCGACATGATGCACCTGCACGTGATCCCGGTGGCCGTACCCGCCGTTGCTCTGATAGCTGAGCAGTAGTTGCGCATCTTCGGCGCGAAGTATCGAGGCGAGCCGCCGGGCCGCCTCGTCGACATCGGCGCGGCCGAACCGGACCCGTCCAGGCGGATTCGGGTAGAAGTCAGGCCCGTAGCCGCTATCGGCGTAGTCAAGGCACTCGAGGCGATGCACTCCGAGAATGCTTGCGCTCGCCCGTAATTCATCCAGCCGCGGGTCGTCGGTTTCGTTTCCCATGCGTCCGTCTGTTGCTGTGACGACAACAACGCGATGCCCCGCGGCCGCCGCTTTGGCGAGCGTGCCGCCGGTGAGGATCACCTCGTCGTCGGGGTGTGCGTGGAAAGCAACGACCGTGGCCATGAATTGCAGTATGCAAGGTTAAGTTAAGCCAGGCCGGCGGCGACCCGCTCCAAGGCAGCGAGGTGGTCGTCGACATTAGCCAGGCCAGCCTTCATGGTGTTCACCGACACATGCGTTGCCCCCGCCGCTTTCCAGGCGGCGATGTCGGCCGCGATCTTGTCCGCATCGCCGGTCCAACTAACCCGGCCCTCCATCCCGAGGTCATTGGCGTCGCGGCCCGAGGCTGTTGCCGCGCGCGCTACCTGCTCGAGGGCGTAGTCGAGGCCGGGTCCGGGCTCCATCATCGGAAACCACCCGTCGCCAAGCCGTCCGGCGCGTTCGTAGGCGCGCTCGGACGCCGCGCCGAACCACACCGGGATGGGTCGCTGCGTAGGTAGCGGGGCTAGGCCCGCTCCGGTCACCGTGTGGTACTTCCCGTTGAAGGTCACCGACCGCTCGGTCCACAGCTTGCGCATGACCGCGACCTGCTCCTCGGAACGCCTGCCGCGGTTGCTGAACGTCTCTCCGAGCGCCTCGTACTCGACGGCGTTCCAACCCAACCCGATACCGAGCCGAAACCGCCCACCGGTGAGCAAGTCAACCTCGGCGGCCTGCTTCGCCACCAACACAGCTTGTCGCTGCGGCAGAATGATGACGCCGCTGACCAGCTCTAGCGAGGTAATGGCGGCCAGGTAGCCGAACATGACAAACGGCTCGTGAAACGTCGAGTCGATGTTATAGGGGCCCCACCAGCCCTGATGGATGTCCGGGTCGGCGCCGACGACGTGGTCGTAGGCGAGGATGTGGGTAAACCCGAGTTCTTCGACGGCCTGCCCATACGCGCGTACCACTGCGGGGTCGCCGCCAAGCTCGGTCTGTGGGAACACAACTCCAATGCGCATTTAGCCTGCAACCATTCGGCACCGCAACTGCTTCCCGCATCCCGTATTCGTGATCACCCAGCGTTACCTTTCAGGCAAGTCGAAAAGGCGTGCAGCGTTGTCGTGGAACACCTTTCGCAGCCACGCGTTCAGAGAAGCGATGTGCCGCAGCATCCGCATGGCGGAATCGCCCGCCCGCAGGGATACTCGCGGATCGGTGCTCATCTTCAGCTGGAACAGTCCACCGCCACCTCGAGGGCGGCGCAGATGTCGCGCATTCGATCATCGCCCAATCGGCCGAGGCGGCTGACCAGGACCGCGACTGAGACGCTCTCCAGAGAGTCGAGGTTGACCGCGGAACGGCGGGGCACCGGGTCGGCATCGGGTTCAAGAACGACCTCGCTGGCCAGTCCCCGGATCGTGGTCGTACATGGCGCGACGAGCGTGCGCCGAAGCCGGGGGATGGCCGTGTCCCGCGACATGACGACGACTGGACGGCGACCGACCTCAGGCAGTTCGCACCACCAGATCTCACCGCGAGCCGGAAGCCCGCTCATGAGGCGCTTGCCGCGCGCCGCCACGATGCCAGGTCGCCCCAGGCGTCCTGCTCCTCAGGGGGGTGCTCGTCATAGGCGGCGTAGCTCGCGTCCACCTCGGCGGATCGGTGACGAGCCAACAGCGCCGCGAGAGCCTCGTCGATGAGGGCGGCGTCGGTGAGCCCAGATCGCAGTCGGCGCGCGCTGCCAAGGAGATCCATGTCGACGGTGGTGCTCAACCGTATGCGATTCATGCCACAACTATGCCACACACGGGATGGGTCCACTCAGCATCCGTGGGCGCTGCCCGGCATCGCGTGAACCCGGCCCGTGCCTGGTCACACGTGAACTTCGGCGAGCCCGGCCAAGGCTTGCGGCAGCGGGCCGAGGTGCAGCACACCCAGGCGCTGCGTCGCGCGGGTGAGCGCGACGTAGAGATCGGCCGCACCGCGTGGGCCTTCGGCGATGATCCGCTCCGGTTCCACCACCAGCACGGCGTCGAACTCGAGGCCCTTGGTTTCCGGACGGCAGCACCGTGCCCGGCACGTCTGCCGGCCCGATGACGACGCTGGTTCCTTGACATCGAGGGGGCCTCGCAGCGCCGCGCTGTAGTTAGCCTGCAATCGCACGCGCTCGGCGTCGAGCCGCGTGTACAGCCCGGCCACATAGCTTCGCTCGGACCGCAATTCGTCTTCATACCATTGAGCTGACACTTCCCCCCATTCCGCAGCTGCTGGCCCAGGTCAGCGATTGTGCAGCATGGCCGGGGTCTTGCCGCAACCCCCCGGGTCCGATATACGGTGGAATGAGAACAATCAGTCCACCGTGTCGCGACTCGTTACAACGTCCACGTGTCATAAGGTGGCAATCCAAATGGATCTCGACCGCATCACCCATCCGTTGCGACTGGCTCGCGGATCCCACCGGCCCGGATCCGCTAAAGGGTGTGCTATGAACGCGATTTCATACATCAACGGCGACGCGCACATCACCGACTTTCCGGCGACTTCGGCGCGCCCGCTGGCCGCGTTCGTTCAGTTGTGCAATGACACGCTGGCCGGGCCCGACGGCTACTTGTCGCCAGCTGATAGCTTGCTGGCACTCGACCTGGGTTGGCTGACGGTGGGAACAGCCGAATTCACCGACCAGGTCATGCACACCTGGGTGGACAAACTGTTGACCAGTCCACCGTGGGGTGTCGTTCGCTACGCCACCAATGCCGCGGCCGAAGCGATCAACGATATTGCCGAACTACATCGCAGGCTTGCCCCCGGCGACATGCCGTCGATCGCCACATGGGACCGCGCCGCCCGCACCGCACGCGACATCAGTGCGAAGCTGCCCGTGGGTGCGGAACGCTATGCCGTCCGAGCGGCATACCAGTCAACCGCACTTGTTGACGCCGACGACTCAGCCACGCTCGATGCCGTAACCGGCAACGCGCTGCGTGCCCACCGACTGGCGGTCGCGGAAACCGATCCCAGGCGGATCGTCGAAGTCACGCGCCAAGCTATCCGCTCGTGGCGCCGCCTGGCCGGCCTCAGCGTGGTCAGCAACACTCCGATACCGGTCACGGGTGCCGTGCGGCGCGTCGGGATCGCGGCATAGTCAACCCTTCCAGCAGATCGCCGGCTGTGGCAACGCTTTTCGCGGGAACGGTCATCTGGGCGGCCACCTCACGGGCCTTAGCCACGCATGCCGGAGCCAAAATGGCACGCAGATCCGCCACCAGTGAATCCTGGGTGGTGGCTGAAAAGGGCCGCCCGGCACCGACTTCCAGTCGTGTGACCGCGGCCGCCCAGATTGGCTGATCGAGCCAGAGCCACAGGATCAACATTGGTATCCCCGCCCGCATGCATGCGGCGGTGGTGCCGGCACCCCCATGGTGGACGACCGCGCGGCACTCCGGAAGGATGGCCGCGTGGTTCACCTCGGCGACCATCTTTACGCTGTCGGAATGCGGGAGCCCGTGGAAGTCGTTCGGCCCGCAGCAAATTAGCGCGCGCTCGCCCAGCCGCGCACAGGCCCCGCTGATCATGGCAACCGTATCAGCGGCCGACGCGATCGGCGTGCTGCCGAAGCCGAAGTAGATTGGCGGCGTTCCGGCGGCAATCCAGGACAGCACCTCATCGTCGGAATCCGTCGGCAACTGCAGCGTCAGCGCACCGACGAAGGGCCGTCGACGGTTCGGTTCCACCCATTCGAATGCCGGTCCCGGCAAGCAGAGTTCGTCATACGCCTGGATCTCCAGCGGTGGTGTCACCGGTCCGGTTGCCTCCGGCAACCCCAGTGCGCGGCGCTGCGCATCTTCAGCCGCCTTCATTATGAGCGTTGCCGGGCCTCCAGATGCCCAAATCCGCGCCGGGAAGAAGTGCAGTGCCGCGAGCGGAATGCCGTGGTACTCAGCAACATTGGCGGCTAGTCCCTGCTCGTTGAAGCTCGTCACTAGCAGATCGGCCCCGTCCGTCAACGACGTCAGCGCCGTGCTCTTCTCCGCGTGGACGTGGCTAACGTGCTCAACAACTTCCGTGAGCACGCTGATCGGGTTCTGGATCTTCGTCGCTAGATTGCGGACTAGATCGGATGCCGGGTTTAGCTGCTCCCGGGAGTCTGGCCC is a genomic window containing:
- a CDS encoding LLM class F420-dependent oxidoreductase, whose amino-acid sequence is MRIGVVFPQTELGGDPAVVRAYGQAVEELGFTHILAYDHVVGADPDIHQGWWGPYNIDSTFHEPFVMFGYLAAITSLELVSGVIILPQRQAVLVAKQAAEVDLLTGGRFRLGIGLGWNAVEYEALGETFSNRGRRSEEQVAVMRKLWTERSVTFNGKYHTVTGAGLAPLPTQRPIPVWFGAASERAYERAGRLGDGWFPMMEPGPGLDYALEQVARAATASGRDANDLGMEGRVSWTGDADKIAADIAAWKAAGATHVSVNTMKAGLANVDDHLAALERVAAGLA
- a CDS encoding ATP-binding protein, with protein sequence MPLTDNELTDLTAGPTDGNAAHRRPIADIGAWLDGLDYGVRPALRALGELLVGVAERESAESAERFTARCLGVPDAGHLVDEERELNPVSRLTAALALAEWIDEHAHVCEIGPGECANPPKWTQTEIGGQRYRHPLCLRVHFPAGTLLDDTGCVIHIEARETVMHEALVSAYVTPDYQAHARAVLDRLAERANELNPYRGRAVRAVNNRGLSFTVIELPSTATRDTVIVPNDVWTEVDLGVTGVRDRHELLNAHGLGARRGVLLCGPPGTGKSAVSEVVAREVLGEFTVIYVEARVGAELLTVVVEEAQRLGGPVLIVLEDVDLWCRDRAAGDAGLSELLQAMDVKADARILTLASTNDAATLDKAAIRTGRFDSVVEVGYPNRADAARILATLIRDIPGGHAVDTAAVVAALPEQTSGSDIREVVRRAVLAGDGGTVSTATLLAEVSSGRYQATVAGGMYL
- a CDS encoding pyridoxamine 5'-phosphate oxidase family protein; its protein translation is MKALTEAERQEFLAAQHVAVLSIDSADGRPPASAPIWYDYTPGGHIRINTGPSTRKARLIERAGAVTLVVQREEPPYQYVVVEGTLVETITPAPVDAQEAIAIRYLGEEGGRAFVRSLAGQESVLFTIRPDRWLSADFSDEF
- a CDS encoding FAD-binding oxidoreductase, producing MAREISRQTFLRGAAGALAAGAVFGPVRATADPNTSGLDSLSATLGGRVLQPDDPQFATAKQVFNTNYNGLTPAVIVTPTSPADVQKAMAFATAHNLKVAPRSGGHSYTGASTANGAMVLDLRLLPGEINYNAGTGQITVTPATSLYAMHEALAAAGRGIPTGTCPSVGAAGHALGGGMGANSRHAGLLCDQLTSASVVLPSGQAVTASPASNPDLFWALRGGGGGNFGVTTSLTFATFPAKDVDVVNLNFPPQSFAQVLVGWQNWLRTADRNSWALADATVDALGTHCRILATCPAGSGSSAGAAIVSAVGVQPTGTENHTFNYMDLVRYLAVNNLNPSPLGYVGGSDVFPTVNSAVAAGIASAVDAFPRGAGRMLAIMHALDGALASVAPGATAFPWRRQSALVQWYVETSGDPSAATGWLNTAHQAVQAYSVGGYVNYLEANQPPSRYFGPNLSRLSAVRQKYDPGRVMFSGLNF
- a CDS encoding glycosyltransferase; this encodes MKVVLAGYGSRGDVEPCAAVGRELLRRGHAVRMAVPPNMVGFVESAGLAAATYGPDSREQLNPASDLVRNLATKIQNPISVLTEVVEHVSHVHAEKSTALTSLTDGADLLVTSFNEQGLAANVAEYHGIPLAALHFFPARIWASGGPATLIMKAAEDAQRRALGLPEATGPVTPPLEIQAYDELCLPGPAFEWVEPNRRRPFVGALTLQLPTDSDDEVLSWIAAGTPPIYFGFGSTPIASAADTVAMISGACARLGERALICCGPNDFHGLPHSDSVKMVAEVNHAAILPECRAVVHHGGAGTTAACMRAGIPMLILWLWLDQPIWAAAVTRLEVGAGRPFSATTQDSLVADLRAILAPACVAKAREVAAQMTVPAKSVATAGDLLEGLTMPRSRRAARHP
- a CDS encoding nuclear transport factor 2 family protein, which gives rise to MSVSGPPATSTSAIATAITALRAAGERRDPGAVAELLAPDVVFHSPITERLRFEGREEVAALHRDIFAVLEDINTTEPLALGDTRSFSFRARVRGVELEAINLVRFNSYGQIVDFKVFVRPLAGLATLFAALPPRVAARRRGRLHGAFVAAFARPVALVLRAADRLTPRLI
- a CDS encoding type II toxin-antitoxin system PemK/MazF family toxin — protein: MSGLPARGEIWWCELPEVGRRPVVVMSRDTAIPRLRRTLVAPCTTTIRGLASEVVLEPDADPVPRRSAVNLDSLESVSVAVLVSRLGRLGDDRMRDICAALEVAVDCSS
- a CDS encoding PIG-L deacetylase family protein gives rise to the protein MATVVAFHAHPDDEVILTGGTLAKAAAAGHRVVVVTATDGRMGNETDDPRLDELRASASILGVHRLECLDYADSGYGPDFYPNPPGRVRFGRADVDEAARRLASILRAEDAQLLLSYQSNGGYGHRDHVQVHHVGKRAAELAATPRVLEATMPRELLTRIGDVARLLRLPAPYDPDVLRIAYTPRATITHRIDVRRFAQQKRDAFAAHRSQIGDGLNARMFGVLLRLPPRVLGLIFSHEWFVDPAAPSRPPRDNIFD
- a CDS encoding winged helix-turn-helix transcriptional regulator — its product is MSRRYGQYCGLARALDVVGDRWNLLVVRQLLMAPARFRELLDGLPGVATNLLADRLRGLETAGVVERRLAEEGNAIVYALTPWGAELREPIEGLIRWSAPLMERGPGGDVLQPRWLAVALPALLRGRRAEPPAELGIEVGGVCMTLRIGKDGPHVSVQPARRPDTVLVAEPEEVLGLAAGAITIDEALRRSSVDGDPRVVTAVLGAAQT
- a CDS encoding PaaI family thioesterase, with amino-acid sequence MTDSLVEMMNAGMASTIPTADQMGVRVLEAGRGFAAASVPAEGNGNHFGVIYAGVQFTVAEILGGIIALATFDASRYFPLVKKVDITFVGMATTALRAEARMDDETIARVEAEAAAQGKSDYTLDAVVTDATGAVVATTQGLYQLRAHRS